TTGGTTTTGCCTTTTGTTTTGCCCCTGTCTTTAATTTTTGCATGTATAGCTATATGAGAAGGGATCAATATTCTGTTTGGAAAAATTGCTTTTACCATATGCTGAAATATGTTTCAGGACACACCCGAGTTGATCGATGATCTTATGAATGAGCGAAATGTCCATGGTGATGAAACTTCATGGCCGATAAATGGAAAGAAGCACTGGCTCTGGGCATTTGTTGGTAAGTGGACTGTTGTATATGAAGTTGATAGGAGCAGGGGAAGGGATCTTCCAATGAAGGTGTTGAATGGCTACAATGGCAACATTACCAGTGATTCATGGTCAGCATGGAACTATGTTGGTAGCACGCACCAGAGGTGCCACTATCACTATGAACGTAATATTGATGATACCATCAGGTACAAGAATCCAGCGAAGGAGTTCCTGAAATTTGCAAGAAGGTTAAGGAGGATACTGCATGATTCACAGAGAGCAGATAGGAAGTTCAGGAGCAGGAAGAAGAAGAGGCTGGAGAAAAAGGCAAGATTTAAGGAGAGAATCGATGATCTGATAAATGAAACATATGCTGACAAACAATGCATTAGGTTCGTGAAGAGGCTGATGAGGGAGAAGTGCATGCTATTCACATTCCTTGAAGTTGATGGAGTCAAGTGTCATAACAATGATGCTGAGAGAGCGATAAGGCCATGTGTTGTGATAAGAAAGATAACTTATGGCAATAAATCTGAAGACGGAGCAAGGGCATTGGCAAGACTTATGAGCATATGTGAGACGTGCATCAAGAGAGGGCAGAACTTTTATGAATATGCACTGGAGTACCTGAACAATCGTAATGGGACCACCTATGATAAACGCCTCTAGCCTACATCCCTGTCCTGCTCTGACCATCTGCCAGCGTTACTTAGCTATTCTACGCATCCTATTAACTTTCCTAGAATAGAGCCCATCCTTCCTCTGCACGTACATCTGCTTCTTCGTAAGCATATGCCAGATTATTGTGATCATCTTATTTGCTACCTTCGCTATAGCCTTATTGTGATGCATCTTTCCTGCGTTCATTTCATAATACCCCTTCATCCTTCCGTCATGCCTTGCAGCAACATTTGCAGCCTCCATCATTGCCGACTGGACTCTTTTGTTACAATCCTTCTTCTTCATCCTCCCATAGTACCTTGACTCTCCAGACTGGTTCAGATCTGGGCAAAGACCAGCCCACGATACCAATTTCTTTGGAGTGGGAAACCTTGCTATATCTCCAATTTCAGATGCTAACAGTAATGCTGTTTGATAATCTATTCCGGTCATACTCATCAATATCTTAACGCTCTCATTCTCAGATGCTCTTAACGCTATCCTTGATGCCGCTTTGTCAATTGAGTTCTTAATGCATTCAAGGTTCTCGATATGTGTATCGAGTATGAGTCTGTCGTCGCCATCGAGCGCAAGTGATGAAAGCATGGCAGTGCCACTCTTTCCGAACATATCCGCATAGCTGCTGCTCTCCACCTCATACAAGGCAAGCAGCGCATGTACCTAGTTCCTTATCATCGTCTGTATCTTCACCATCGACATTCTATGC
The Nitrososphaerales archaeon DNA segment above includes these coding regions:
- a CDS encoding IS66 family transposase, which encodes MFQDTPELIDDLMNERNVHGDETSWPINGKKHWLWAFVGKWTVVYEVDRSRGRDLPMKVLNGYNGNITSDSWSAWNYVGSTHQRCHYHYERNIDDTIRYKNPAKEFLKFARRLRRILHDSQRADRKFRSRKKKRLEKKARFKERIDDLINETYADKQCIRFVKRLMREKCMLFTFLEVDGVKCHNNDAERAIRPCVVIRKITYGNKSEDGARALARLMSICETCIKRGQNFYEYALEYLNNRNGTTYDKRL
- a CDS encoding transposase, whose amino-acid sequence is MESSSYADMFGKSGTAMLSSLALDGDDRLILDTHIENLECIKNSIDKAASRIALRASENESVKILMSMTGIDYQTALLLASEIGDIARFPTPKKLVSWAGLCPDLNQSGESRYYGRMKKKDCNKRVQSAMMEAANVAARHDGRMKGYYEMNAGKMHHNKAIAKVANKMITIIWHMLTKKQMYVQRKDGLYSRKVNRMRRIAK